The proteins below come from a single Aegilops tauschii subsp. strangulata cultivar AL8/78 chromosome 6, Aet v6.0, whole genome shotgun sequence genomic window:
- the LOC109752696 gene encoding LOW QUALITY PROTEIN: BTB/POZ and MATH domain-containing protein 2 (The sequence of the model RefSeq protein was modified relative to this genomic sequence to represent the inferred CDS: inserted 2 bases in 1 codon), with protein sequence QGVLLRDGLVIKGYSGSKKELATGESRRTDPFMVGGHNWYIEYYPNGLYGEVEAKFSFRLRCMLVELVKRXEPHPCWGCHDLLTRDALERSDSLKHDCFTIRCHVLVCTPDEVLLPHIHQHFSHLLQNMVGADVTFEVGGETFTAHRCVLAARSQVFMAQLFGPMSEGTATSDNVIHIKDMEAKVFRALLHFIYTDSFPVMDKDSVSMEEDEMPRIVEQGQAEDKMPEAVEQTQEEAVEQQMRLRWLQDLFVAADRYHLQRLKFICEKQLSEHMCVSSVASTLLLSKQHHCDGLKQACLKFIQVLSPLRLQTLMATTGWGHVATTYPSVLFELIAMLAANQRR encoded by the exons CAAGGGGTGCTCTTGCGAGACGGCCTCGTGATCAAGGGCTACTCGGGTAGCAAAAAGGAGCTGGCCACCGGCGAGAGCAGGAGGACTGACCCTTTCATGGTAGGAGGCCATAATTGGTACATCGAGTACTACCCCAACGGCCTCTACGGAGAGGTCGAGGCCAAGTTCAGCTTCAGACTCCGATGTATGTTGGTCGAATTAGTCAAACG TGAGCCTCATCCTTGCTGGGGCTGCCACGACTTGCTGACAAGAGATGCCCTTGAACGATCCGACAGTCTCAAGCATGATTGTTTCACCATCCGCTGTCATGTCCTTGTTTGCACCCCGGATGAGGTGCTCCTGCCTCACATACACCAGCATTTCAGCCACCTCCTTCAAAATATGGTGGGTGCTGATGTCACCTTTGAGGTTGGCGGCGAGACGTTTACCGCTCACCGGTGTGTGCTCGCTGCCAGGTCTCAGGTGTTCATGGCGCAGCTATTTGGCCCCATGAGTGAGGGCACCGCCACGTCCGACAACGTCATACACATCAAAGACATGGAAGCAAAAGTGTTTAGGGCGTTGCTTCACTTCATCTACACAGACTCGTTCCCTGTGATGGACAAGGACAGTGTCAGCATGGAGGAGGATGAAATGCCACGAATAGTGGAACAAGGACAAGCAGAGGATAAAATGCCAGAAGCTGTGGAACAAACGCAAGAAGAGGCAGTAGAGCAACAAATGCGGCTGCGGTGGCTGCAAGACTTGTTTGTAGCGGCAGACAGATACCATCTGCAGCGCCTCAAGTTCATCTGTGAGAAGCAGTTGTCCGAGCACATGTGTGTGAGCTCGGTGGCGTCCACTCTCCTTCTATCCAAGCAGCACCACTGCGACGGACTGAAGCAGGCGTGCCTGAAGTTTATCCAAGTTCTATCTCCCTTGCGTTTGCAGACACTGATGGCGACTACTGGCTGGGGGCATGTAGCCACGACCTACCCCTCTGTTTTGTTCGAGCTCATTGCCATGCTTGCTGCAAACCAGCGGAGATAA
- the LOC109752703 gene encoding protein DMP6-like — MRGAPAETDLPVGEGGEPPKPTRRGGSSSLYDKTLSTASNLARLLPTGTTTAFQTLAPSFTNHGECLSVNRYFTWALILFLGVLCALLSFTDSVTDRHGHTRYGFVHPWGFTPFNSDDPDGGGAIPIGESRRRRMRWRDWLHSVFRFIVFISLAFCDSGVQKCLVPRESRQWREFLVNMPLASGFLASFVFMIFPSTRHGIGAGPAAAALDNLTDTNANANDNAAVKKSKSAPAAADTRVAPSTSYQLGHVV; from the coding sequence ATGCGGGGCGCGCCAGCAGAGACCGACCTTCCGGTCGGAGAGGGAGGGGAGCCGCCCAAGCCTACACGTCGGGGCGGCTCCTCCAGCTTGTACGACAAGACGCTGTCGACGGCGTCGAACCTGGCGAGGCTGCTGCCGACGGGCACCACGACGGCGTTCCAGACGCTGGCGCCGTCCTTCACCAACCACGGCGAGTGCCTGTCGGTGAACCGCTACTTCACCTGGGCGCTCATCCTCTTCCTCGGCGTGCTCTGCGCGCTCCTCTCCTTCACGGACAGCGTCACCGACCGGCACGGCCACACCCGCTACGGCTTCGTCCACCCGTGGGGCTTCACGCCCTTCAACTCCGACGACCCCGACGGGGGCGGGGCCATCCCCATCGGCGAGAGCAGGAGGCGGCGCATGCGGTGGCGGGACTGGCTGCACTCGGTGTTCCGCTTCATCGTCTTCATCTCGCTCGCCTTCTGCGACTCGGGCGTGCAGAAGTGCCTGGTCCCGCGCGAGAGCCGCCAATGGCGCGAGTTCCTCGTCAACATGCCGCTCGCCTCCGGCTTCCTCGCCAGCTTCGTCTTCATGATCTTCCCCTCCACCAGGCACGGCATCggcgccggccccgccgccgccgccctcgacaACCTCACCGACACCAATGCCAATGCCAATGACAATGCCGCCGTCAAGAAGAGCAAGAGTGCTCCCGCCGCCGCAGACACCCGAGTGGCCCCGTCCACCAGCTATCAGCTCGGCCATGTCGTCTAG